The Candidatus Obscuribacterales bacterium genome window below encodes:
- a CDS encoding RodZ domain-containing protein, whose translation MKANIVPGNLRTRVGKLTPIQVQHLIEIGAFLCQVREEQGISLEQVTATTYVPLRMLRAIESGQIDILPEAVFVQGFIRRYAEALGLDGIAVAKQFPVNPSAVEVSTDQPPPPDRYEVAEEATAPDDAFALTQTVLPTPEADLVARRMSRRSPSPGFPLWLGLGTGALVIIGIGVAVGVANRSSSDAPEAIAPTTEPEITAAEPLVEEPPEPTPPPATPAVPIAVTLTASEPAWVSITVDGTTDYEGTLPAGTERQWEAQRELVIFTGNAGGVTLSYNGGEATSMGDRGQTAEVTYTPSGPSTD comes from the coding sequence ATGAAAGCAAACATTGTGCCAGGGAATTTGAGGACGCGTGTGGGCAAGCTAACTCCAATTCAAGTTCAACACCTCATTGAAATCGGAGCTTTTCTATGCCAAGTGCGAGAAGAGCAGGGAATTTCATTGGAGCAAGTAACGGCAACCACCTACGTGCCCCTGAGAATGCTGCGGGCCATAGAGTCTGGGCAAATTGATATTTTGCCAGAGGCCGTTTTTGTGCAAGGTTTCATCCGCCGATATGCTGAAGCCCTTGGTCTCGATGGGATTGCAGTCGCCAAACAGTTTCCCGTGAATCCGTCTGCAGTGGAAGTGTCTACGGATCAACCTCCGCCACCCGATCGCTATGAGGTCGCCGAAGAAGCTACAGCACCCGACGATGCCTTTGCGTTGACGCAAACCGTCTTGCCTACCCCGGAAGCCGATCTCGTTGCTCGACGCATGTCGCGGCGATCGCCCTCCCCTGGGTTTCCCCTCTGGCTGGGGCTGGGCACCGGGGCGCTGGTGATCATTGGCATTGGTGTTGCTGTCGGGGTTGCCAATCGTTCATCCTCAGACGCTCCAGAAGCGATCGCTCCCACCACAGAGCCAGAGATCACTGCAGCAGAGCCGCTGGTTGAAGAACCTCCCGAACCCACTCCGCCCCCAGCGACGCCTGCCGTGCCCATTGCTGTCACCCTCACCGCCAGCGAACCGGCTTGGGTGAGCATTACGGTGGATGGCACCACAGACTACGAGGGCACCTTGCCAGCCGGCACCGAGCGCCAATGGGAAGCCCAGCGAGAACTCGTAATCTTCACCGGCAATGCTGGCGGCGTCACCCTGTCTTACAACGGCGGGGAAGCTACTTCCATGGGCGATCGTGGCCAAACAGCAGAAGTCACCTACACGCCGAGTGGCCCCAGCACCGATTAA